Part of the Nisaea sediminum genome is shown below.
GTGTCGACAAGGTCGGGGACGAACTGCTGTTCTCGGTCTTTCTGGAACGCGCCCGGCAGGCGGCAGGGAGGGTGATCGCCGTCGTCGACCGGCGCAACGTCGCCTTGCTCTCCCGTCTGCATCCCCAAGTCCGGGTAATTGCCACCCTGCCGGAAGAGGATCCGGCCGATCCGGACTGGAGACCTGTGACCGGCTATCCGCTGGAATTCGCCGGACGGTTCTTTTCTGCACAGCCGGCAGACCTTGCCTGCCCGGGCGGACACCGGTCGCTCCCTCGAAAAGCCGGAAGCGGCGGCGGATCTCTCAAGATCGGGATATCCTGGAAGTCTGACGCCTCGCTGGTCGGCGCGCTCAAATCGACGCGGCTCGCCGACTGGTCGCCGGTCCTGAGACAGCCGGGCTGCCGGTTCTTCTCGCTGCAATACGGTGACGTCGCAAGGGAACTCGATGCCTTTCCGGAGGTCGAGCGCATTCCCGGCTTCGAGCCCTTCGGGTCGACACTGGCGTTCGCGGAAATCATCGCGGATCTCGACCTCGTGATCACGGTCGCCAATACGACGGCACATGTCGCCGGATGCACCAAGACCCCGTTCTGGGTCCTGCTGCCGACCGGTTTCGGCTCCAGCTGGTTCTGGTTCCGCGAGCGGGCGGACAGTCCGCTCTATTCCCGCGCGAGACTATTCCGTCAGCCGGTCCCGGGTGATTGGGAACCGGTATTCGGAGACCTCGCGGCTGTACTTGCGGAATTGGCTGCGGGTCGGTGAGCCTTGCATATTCAATTTCGGGAGGCGCCGCATTTCCGCCATGCTGAGCACGGCATTTGTGATCGCGCACCTTGAAAGGGTCGCCATTCCAACGGGATTATACGTTCCGGGCTCCTAGGCCGGGGCTGAGGACGACAGCTGGAGGCAATCAATTGATCTCGTCCCGCACGAACTGGATGCATGACGTCTTCGCCGGGCTGATCGAGCAGTTGCGCTGGTCCTATCTGCCGCCGCTGATGGTCTATCTCGCCTACGGCATTTCGGGGCTGACCTCGATCGTCGGCACCTTCTTCGTGAAGGAATATCTCGATCTCTCGGCGGCCTTTCTGGCCGGGCTCGGCTTCTGGGCCGGTATTCCCTGGGCGCTCAAGATGCCGGTCGGCCATCTGGTCGATATCATCTGGAAGTGGAAAGGCGCGCTGGTTTATCTCGGCGCCGCGCTGATCGGGGCCAGCCTGCTGATCATGTACGGGCTGATCGCGCATACCACGGCAATGACCGCGATCATGCCGGCGACCGCCTGGTTCGTGCTGAGCGTGCTGCTGTCACCCCTCGGATATGTCCTGCAGGACGCCGTCGCCGACGCCATGACCGTCGAGGCTGTTCCAGTCCTCGACGAGAACGGCGAGGCTTTTTCCGACGAAGCGATCAAGACCATGCACACGACGATGCAGATGCTCGGCCGCTTCGCCCTGATCGGCGGTCTCGCGCTCGTCGCGATCGTCAACATCACCATGTTCGACGGCGTCGAGGCGATGAGCCAGGCGGAGAAGGCGGTGATCTATGCCGATATCCACCTGATCGCACTAGCCGTGCCGGCGATCTCGGTGGCCGGGGTGATTCTCGGCGGCATGATGCTGCGCCGCCGGGCGAAAGACCTGATCGCCGCCGGCGTCGGCCGGGCGGAGGTCGACAAGATGCTGTTCCGTCCGGATGGCGAAGCGACGCCGAACTGGTGGATCTTCGGCGGCAGTCTGGCATTCGGTGCCTTCACCATTACGGTCGGCCTCAGCGATCTCGCCTTCTCGCAGGAGATCGTCTTTACAGGCTCGATGGCGATCGTCTGTTTCCTGATCGCGCGACTCTTGCCTGAGCTGGCGCCGCATCAGCGCCTTGCCCTGATCGGGACCTCGACCATCGTGTTTTTCTTCCGTGCTGTTCCCGGACCGGGCCCCGGGGCGGCATGGTTCGAGATCGACCTGCTGGGTTTCGATCAGCAGTTCATCTCCGTCCTGACCCTCATCAGCGCCCTTCTTGCGCTTGCCGGGATGGTGGTGCTCCGGCCGCTGATGGCATCGCGCTCGATCGCCTATATCGTCGCCCTGCTGACGGTCTTCGCGGGGATCCTGTCTCTGCCGAATATTGGGCTCTATTACGGCATCCACGAATGGACCGGGCCGCTCACCGGCGGAGTGGTGGATGCGCGTTTCATCGCCATTCTCGACACCGCGATCGAGTCGCCGCTCGCACAGGTCTCGATGATCCCGATGCTCGCCTGGATTGCCCGGAACGCACCGCCGCAACTGAAAGCAACCTTCTTCGCGGTGATGGCGTCCTTCGTGAACCTCGCGCTCTCGGCCAGGGCGATGGGGACGAAATACATGAACGAGATTTTCCTCGTCACGCGGGAGGTGAAGGACCGCACGACCGGCGAGATCCAGGTACCGGCGGATTACAGCGAACTCGGATATCTGCTGATCGCCGTCGCCGTCCTGACGGTGGCCATCCCGTTGACAGCGATTGCTATCGTGCAGGCGAGCCGGTTCCGCACGCGGGACTGAACGCGGCGGCCTTTCAGGTCGGCTGGAACAGCAGTTTGACGTAGGAACGGAGCAGCAGGATCTGTTCCGCCAGGACCTTCGGCTCGTTCAGCGCCTTCGACATGATGATCGCGCCTTCCACCGTGTTGGACACCATGTCGGCCAGCGCCTCGTTGCTGACCGCATCGCGCGGCGGATAGCGTTCGCTGATGGCATCGAACGCCTCGGTGAAGCGTCGGCGCCAGCTGAGCACGGCCTGCCGGTTCAGTTCCTTGACGTCCTTGTCGAACTGCCTCTCGTGATAGCAGTAGGCTGCGATCAGGCAGCCCGGATGGGCGTTCGGCATGTCGGCCAGCATGTCCGCCAGCAGTTTCAGGCCGATCAGAAAGATGTGCAGCGGATCGTCATGCAGGTCGGCGGCGCGGGCGAAGAGGTCGTCGAACAGGACGTCCTCGCGCTGGATATAGCGCTTCAGAAGAGCCCGGGCGAGCTCGTTCTTGTCCTTGAAGTGGTAGAAGAATCCGCTCTTTGTGATCTCGGCCTCGGCGATGATCTCCTCGATGGAGGTCGCGGCGAAACCTTTCGCCAGGATCGATCCCTCGGCGATGTCCATCAGCCTTTCGCGTGTCGCTTCGCCCTTGCGCATTGCAATTGTCCCCAAGATTTCTTGACCGAAAGTACGGTTTTGCTGCGGCGGGGAGCAAATACTCTCGCGGCGTCGCTGTAAGTGATTGATCTCACAAGGCCGAATTTTTCGCTTCAACCGTACCGCGCGTTCACTATCGGCAGCTTCCGGCATCGACGATGCTCCGCGCCTTCATCCATGAATGCATCGAAAACGGAGTCGGGATCATGAAAGAGCAGATCCGATATTTGCGGCGCGCGGAGAAAGACGACGCGCTGGCCCTCGCGCAGCTGATCAATCTCGCCGGCGAGGGGTTGCCGCTCCATATCTGGAGCGGGATGGCGGAAGAGGGGGAGAGCGTCTGGGACGTCGGGTGCCGCCGGGCCCGGCGCGAAGACGGAAGTTTCTCCTACCGCAATGCGACTATCGCGATGTCCGGCCGCGAGATTGCGGCGGCGCTCGTCGGCTATCCGATCGGCGCCGAGCCGGCCGGGATCGGCAGGGACACACCGCCGCTCTTCGTGCCGCTGATCGAGCTTGAAAACGAGGCGCTCTGCACTTGGTATGTGAACGTTCTAGCGACCTACGACCGGTTTCAGAGGCGGGGTTTCGGCACCGCCCTGATGCAGGAAGCGGAACGTCAGGCGCGGGCCGCCGGTCTGCGCCGCATGAGCATCATCGTCACCGACGGCAACGAGCGGGCGGCGCGGCTCTATCGCACGCTCGGCTTCTGCGAGATCGAACACCGGCCAATCGTGAAAGACGGCTGGGACATCGATGCCGAGCATTACTGCCTGATGATCAAGAACATTTAACCGGGGGAAGGGTGTAAGAGCGGACGCCGGGCGGGCCGGCTAGCGTTTCAGCAGCCGGTGGCTTTCCGGTGCTTCCTCTTCCCAGCCGAGTTGCTCCAGCTTCGGCCGGTCGTCTTCCCGTTCCGGATATCCGACGCAGAGATAGGCGGTGAGGGACCAGTCGGCCGGCACCTCGAGTTCGTCGCGGACCTCTTCCGGGTCGAGGATGGAGAGCCAGCCGACGCCGATGCCCTCGGCGCGGGCGGTGAGCCAGAAGGTGTGGATCGCGGTGACGGTCGAATAGTCCAGCATCTCGGGCATGGTCTGGCGCCCGAGCCCGTGGCCGCGCTCCGAACCGTGATCGGTGAAGACCGCAAGCTGGACGGGGGCCCGGTCGAGCCCGGCGAGCTTCAGGCTGGCATAGAGCTGCTTGCGTTCCCCCTCGTAGCCCTCGAGGGCCTTCCGGTTCGCAGCCTCGAAGGAGCTTCGGACCGCCGCCCGTCGGGCCGGGTGGACCACGGAAACGAAGCGCCAGGGCTGGCTGTAGCCGACCGAGGGCGCGAGGGCGGCGAGGCCGACGAGCCGTTCGAGCGCTCCCTCGGGCAGGGGCGTGGTGCGGAATTCGCGCACATCCCGGCGCCAGCGCAGCAGGTCCTCGAGCCGATTGCGGAACGTGGCGTCGAATTCGGGCGATGCGGTGCCGCGCGTCATCGTCCGTACTGGTCGTCGAAGCGTTCGATATCGTCCTCGCCGAGATAGGCGCCGGACTGGACCTCGACGATGATGAGCGGGTCCGCGCCCGGGTTCTCCAAACGGTGGATCCATCCGAGCGGAATGTCGACCGACTGGTCCGCATCGAGATGCGTGACGTCCAGGCGGTCCATCGAGGGGCCCCGGGTGATCCGGGCCTTGCCGGAAATCACGGTCCAGTGCTCCGCCCGGTGCTTGTGGCTCTGCAGCGACAGGCGGCCGCCGGGAGAAACGGTAATGCGTTTCACCTGATATCCGTCGCCGCTGTCGATATTGCGGTAGCTGCCCCAGGGACGGTGCGTGGTGGCGTGGCTGATCGCCTCGGGGCGGCCGGCTTCCTTCAGTGCCTCGACGGCGAGCTTCACGTCCTGGTCGGCGCCCATGGCGGCGACGAGCACGGCATCGGGGGATTCGATGACGACCAGATCCTCGGCGCCGATCACGGTGACGAGACGGGATTCCGCGCGCACCAGATTGTTCCTGCTCTTGTGCAGCCAGACGTCGCCCTGAACGGCATTGCCGTCGGCATCCTTCTCCTGCACGGCCCAGAGCGCACTCCAGGAGCCGACGTCGGACCAGCCGGCATCGAGCGGAACCATGGCGCCGAGCGCGGTCTTCTCCATCACCGCATAGTCGATCGAGATCGAGGGCGCCTTGCCGAAGGCGTCCGCGTCGAGACGGCGGAAGTCGAGGTCGGAGACGCCCTGGTCGAGAGCCGCCTTTGCGGCGTCGAGAATCTCCGGCGCCAGCCTCGCGAGCTCGGCGAGGAAGTCTCGGGCCCGGAAGAGGAAGGTGCCGCTGTTCCAGAAATAGTCCCCGGCGGCGAGATATTTCTCGGCTGTCGGAAGATCGGGTTTCTCGACGAAGCGTTCGATCCCGAAGCAACCGTCCATGTGGTCGAGCGGACCGTTACGGTGGATATATCCATAGCCGGTCTCGGGGCGGTCCGGTGTGATGCCGAACGTGACCAGGCGCCCGGCACGCGCCGCAATGGCCCCGGTCTCGACCGCGGCACGGAAGGCGTCGGGCCGTTCGATCCGGTGATCGGAGGCGAGCAGCAGGACGAGGCCCTCGGGATCGACGCTCGCGACATGCAGTGCCGCGACGGCGGCGGCCGGGGCCGAGTTCCGGCCGACCGGCTCCAGCAATATGGCGGACGGCTTGGCGCCGATACCCTGCATCTGTTCGGCGACGGCGAAGCGGTGTTCGGCGTTGCAGATCACCGAAGGTGCCCCGTAGCTAGCGCTTTCGGGGAAACGCAGCGCGGTTTCCTGCAGCATGGTCCGCTCGCTCAGCATCGGCAGCAGCTGCTTCGGATAGAGCGCGCGGGAGACCGGCCA
Proteins encoded:
- a CDS encoding MFS transporter, whose translation is MISSRTNWMHDVFAGLIEQLRWSYLPPLMVYLAYGISGLTSIVGTFFVKEYLDLSAAFLAGLGFWAGIPWALKMPVGHLVDIIWKWKGALVYLGAALIGASLLIMYGLIAHTTAMTAIMPATAWFVLSVLLSPLGYVLQDAVADAMTVEAVPVLDENGEAFSDEAIKTMHTTMQMLGRFALIGGLALVAIVNITMFDGVEAMSQAEKAVIYADIHLIALAVPAISVAGVILGGMMLRRRAKDLIAAGVGRAEVDKMLFRPDGEATPNWWIFGGSLAFGAFTITVGLSDLAFSQEIVFTGSMAIVCFLIARLLPELAPHQRLALIGTSTIVFFFRAVPGPGPGAAWFEIDLLGFDQQFISVLTLISALLALAGMVVLRPLMASRSIAYIVALLTVFAGILSLPNIGLYYGIHEWTGPLTGGVVDARFIAILDTAIESPLAQVSMIPMLAWIARNAPPQLKATFFAVMASFVNLALSARAMGTKYMNEIFLVTREVKDRTTGEIQVPADYSELGYLLIAVAVLTVAIPLTAIAIVQASRFRTRD
- a CDS encoding TetR/AcrR family transcriptional regulator codes for the protein MRKGEATRERLMDIAEGSILAKGFAATSIEEIIAEAEITKSGFFYHFKDKNELARALLKRYIQREDVLFDDLFARAADLHDDPLHIFLIGLKLLADMLADMPNAHPGCLIAAYCYHERQFDKDVKELNRQAVLSWRRRFTEAFDAISERYPPRDAVSNEALADMVSNTVEGAIIMSKALNEPKVLAEQILLLRSYVKLLFQPT
- a CDS encoding GNAT family N-acetyltransferase; translation: MKEQIRYLRRAEKDDALALAQLINLAGEGLPLHIWSGMAEEGESVWDVGCRRARREDGSFSYRNATIAMSGREIAAALVGYPIGAEPAGIGRDTPPLFVPLIELENEALCTWYVNVLATYDRFQRRGFGTALMQEAERQARAAGLRRMSIIVTDGNERAARLYRTLGFCEIEHRPIVKDGWDIDAEHYCLMIKNI
- the bluB gene encoding 5,6-dimethylbenzimidazole synthase — protein: MTRGTASPEFDATFRNRLEDLLRWRRDVREFRTTPLPEGALERLVGLAALAPSVGYSQPWRFVSVVHPARRAAVRSSFEAANRKALEGYEGERKQLYASLKLAGLDRAPVQLAVFTDHGSERGHGLGRQTMPEMLDYSTVTAIHTFWLTARAEGIGVGWLSILDPEEVRDELEVPADWSLTAYLCVGYPEREDDRPKLEQLGWEEEAPESHRLLKR
- a CDS encoding mannose-1-phosphate guanylyltransferase/mannose-6-phosphate isomerase, which codes for MIYPVILSGGSGTRLWPVSRALYPKQLLPMLSERTMLQETALRFPESASYGAPSVICNAEHRFAVAEQMQGIGAKPSAILLEPVGRNSAPAAAVAALHVASVDPEGLVLLLASDHRIERPDAFRAAVETGAIAARAGRLVTFGITPDRPETGYGYIHRNGPLDHMDGCFGIERFVEKPDLPTAEKYLAAGDYFWNSGTFLFRARDFLAELARLAPEILDAAKAALDQGVSDLDFRRLDADAFGKAPSISIDYAVMEKTALGAMVPLDAGWSDVGSWSALWAVQEKDADGNAVQGDVWLHKSRNNLVRAESRLVTVIGAEDLVVIESPDAVLVAAMGADQDVKLAVEALKEAGRPEAISHATTHRPWGSYRNIDSGDGYQVKRITVSPGGRLSLQSHKHRAEHWTVISGKARITRGPSMDRLDVTHLDADQSVDIPLGWIHRLENPGADPLIIVEVQSGAYLGEDDIERFDDQYGR